Proteins from a single region of Peromyscus eremicus chromosome 9, PerEre_H2_v1, whole genome shotgun sequence:
- the Gnrh1 gene encoding progonadoliberin-1: MSLRVEMIPKLTAAVLLLSLCLEGCSSQHWSYGLRPGGKRNAEHLVDSFQEMGEDVDQLAEAQHFECTVHWPRSPLRDLRGALVSYSGHRGELESERSWETVTYHHVRATRVTPAAGPSISYSVHSA; encoded by the exons ATGTCCCTTAGAGTGGAGATGATCCCCAAGCTGACAGCTGCTGTGCTTCTGCTGAGTCTGTGTTTGGAAGGCTGCTCCAGCCAGCACTGGTCCTATGGCTTGCGccctggaggaaagagaaacGCTGAACACTTGGTTGATTCTTTCCAAGAG ATGGGCGAGGACGTGGATCAGCTGGCAGAAGCCCAGCACTTCGAATGCACTGTCCACTGGCCCCGTTCGCCCCTCAGGGATCTACGAGGAGCTCTGGTGAGTTACAGTGGTCACCGCGGAGAGCTAGAGTCAGAAAGGAGTTGGGAAACAGTGACCTACCACCACGTCAGGGCTACCCGAGTCACTCCTGCAGCAGGGCCCTCGATATCTTACAGTGTCCACTCTGCTTAG
- the Kctd9 gene encoding BTB/POZ domain-containing protein KCTD9 isoform X2: MLAHMFKDKGVWGNKQDHRGAFLIDRSPEYFEPILNYLRHGQLIVNDGINLLGVLEEARFFGIDSLIEHLEVAIKNSQPPEDHSPISRKEFVRFLLATPTKSELRCQGLNFSGADLSRLDLRYINFKMANLSRCNLAHANLCCANLERADLSGSVLDCANLQGVKMLCSNAEGASLRLCNFEDPSGLKANLEGANLKGVDMEGSQMTGINLRVATLKNAKLKNCNLRGATLAGTDLENCDLSGCDLQEANLRGSNVKGAIFEEMLTPLHMSQSVR, encoded by the exons ATGCTGGCGCACATGTTCAAGGACAAAG GTGTCTGGGGAAATAAGCAAGATCATAGAGGAGCTTTCTTAATTGACCGAAGTCCTGAGTACTTTGAACCCATTTTGAACTACTTGCGTCATGGACAGCTCATTGTAAACGATGGCATTAACTTATTGG GCGTGCTAGAAGAAGCCAGGTTTTTTGGTATTGACTCACTGATTGAACACCTAGAAGTGGCCATAAAG AATTCCCAACCACCAGAGGATCATTCACCAATATCCCGAAAGGAATTTGTTCGATTTCTGCTGGCCACTCCAACCAAGTCAGAGCTACGCTGCCAG GGCCTAAACTTCAGTGGTGCTGATCTTTCCCGTTTGGACCTTCGATACATTAACTTCAAAATGGCCAATTTAAGCCGCTGCAACCTCGCACATGCAAATCTCTGCTGTGCTAATCTTGAACGAGCTGATCTTTCTGGATCAGTGCTCGAC TGTGCAAATCTCCAGGGAGTCAAGATGCTCTGCTCAAACGCAGAAGGCGCATCCCTGAGGCTATGTAATTTCGAGGATCCTTCCGGTCTTAAAGCCAACTTAGAGG GTGCTAATCTGAAAGGCGTGGATATGGAAGGAAGTCAGATGACAGGAATTAACCTTCGAGTTGCCACCTTAAAAAACGCAAAACTGAAGAACTGTAATCTCAGAGGGGCAACTTTGGCAGGAACCGACTTGGAG AACTGTGATTTGTCGGGGTGTGACCTCCAGGAAGCCAACCTGAGAGGTTCCAACGTGAAGGGTGCCATATTTGAAGAGATGCTGACACCATTACATATGTCCCAGAGTGTCAGATGA
- the Kctd9 gene encoding BTB/POZ domain-containing protein KCTD9 isoform X1, which yields MRRVTLFLNGSPRNGKVVAVYGTLSDLLSVASSKLGIKATSVYNGKGGLIDDIALIRDDDVLFVCEGEPFIDPQTDSKPPGGLLGSHTDWLTLNVGGRYFTTTRSTLVNKEPDSMLAHMFKDKGVWGNKQDHRGAFLIDRSPEYFEPILNYLRHGQLIVNDGINLLGVLEEARFFGIDSLIEHLEVAIKNSQPPEDHSPISRKEFVRFLLATPTKSELRCQGLNFSGADLSRLDLRYINFKMANLSRCNLAHANLCCANLERADLSGSVLDCANLQGVKMLCSNAEGASLRLCNFEDPSGLKANLEGANLKGVDMEGSQMTGINLRVATLKNAKLKNCNLRGATLAGTDLENCDLSGCDLQEANLRGSNVKGAIFEEMLTPLHMSQSVR from the exons GTGGTTGCTGTATATGGAACTCTGTCTGATTTGCTTTCAGTGGCTAGCAGTAAACTCGGCATAAAAGCCACCAGTGTATATAATGGGAAAGGTGGACTGATTGATGATATTGCTTTGATCAG GGATGATgatgtgttgtttgtgtgtgaagGAGAACCATTTATTG ATCCTCAGACAGATTCTAAACCACCTGGAGGATTACTAGGATCCCACACAGACTGGCTAACATTAAATGTAGGAGGGCGATACTTTACAACAacaag GAGCACTTTAGTGAATAAAGAGCCCGACAGTATGCTGGCGCACATGTTCAAGGACAAAG GTGTCTGGGGAAATAAGCAAGATCATAGAGGAGCTTTCTTAATTGACCGAAGTCCTGAGTACTTTGAACCCATTTTGAACTACTTGCGTCATGGACAGCTCATTGTAAACGATGGCATTAACTTATTGG GCGTGCTAGAAGAAGCCAGGTTTTTTGGTATTGACTCACTGATTGAACACCTAGAAGTGGCCATAAAG AATTCCCAACCACCAGAGGATCATTCACCAATATCCCGAAAGGAATTTGTTCGATTTCTGCTGGCCACTCCAACCAAGTCAGAGCTACGCTGCCAG GGCCTAAACTTCAGTGGTGCTGATCTTTCCCGTTTGGACCTTCGATACATTAACTTCAAAATGGCCAATTTAAGCCGCTGCAACCTCGCACATGCAAATCTCTGCTGTGCTAATCTTGAACGAGCTGATCTTTCTGGATCAGTGCTCGAC TGTGCAAATCTCCAGGGAGTCAAGATGCTCTGCTCAAACGCAGAAGGCGCATCCCTGAGGCTATGTAATTTCGAGGATCCTTCCGGTCTTAAAGCCAACTTAGAGG GTGCTAATCTGAAAGGCGTGGATATGGAAGGAAGTCAGATGACAGGAATTAACCTTCGAGTTGCCACCTTAAAAAACGCAAAACTGAAGAACTGTAATCTCAGAGGGGCAACTTTGGCAGGAACCGACTTGGAG AACTGTGATTTGTCGGGGTGTGACCTCCAGGAAGCCAACCTGAGAGGTTCCAACGTGAAGGGTGCCATATTTGAAGAGATGCTGACACCATTACATATGTCCCAGAGTGTCAGATGA